Below is a window of Micromonospora chersina DNA.
CGGCGATCACCCCGACCCGGTCGGCCAGGGCCTCGGCCTCGTCGAGGTAGTGGGTGGTGAGCACGATGGTGGTGCCGGCGGCCGAGAGGTCGCGGATCAGCTCCCAGAACTCGCGCCGGGCCTCCGGGTCGAAGCCCGTGGTGGGCTCGTCGAGGAACAGCAGCTCGGGGCGGCCCACGATGCCCAGCGCCACGTCCAGCCGGCGCTTCTGCCCGCCGGAGAGGGTGTGCGTGCGCGCCCGGGCCTTGGCGCCCAGCCCGACCCGCTCGACCACCTTGTCCGGGTCGTCGGCGTCCGGGTAGAAGCCGGCGAAGTGCCGCACCACCTCGGCCACGGTCAGCTCGTCGAACTCGCCGGTGCCCTGGAGCACGATGCCGACGCGGGACCGCCAGCCCGGGTCGGGGTGCGCCGGGTCGGCGCCCAGCACGCGGACCTCGCCGGCGTCGCGCCGCCGGTAGCCCTCCAGGATCTCCACCGTGGTGGTCTTGCCCGCGCCGTTCGGGCCGAGCAGGGCGAACACCTCGCCGCGGTGGACGTCGAGGTCCACCCCCGCCACCGCGACGGTGTCGCCGTACGCCTTGCGCAGTCCCCGTACGGAGATCGCGAGCTCGTCATCCATGACGTCCAGTGTGCGACTCCGGCGGCCTGGCCGGGGGCCCGGGGTGTGGTGGTGTCGGCCATGTCGCGCCGCCCGTGCCCGTCGGTCCGCTCCATGGACCTGTGTGGTTTTCCACAGCCCGTTTTACTGAACGGTAACTTAAACTCCGGCCATGGACGAGAAGGCTCCTTCGGGGCGGCTGCCCGAGCGTGACCGGCCCTGGGTGATGCGCACCTACGCCGGGCACTCCTCCGCCACGGCCACCAACGCGCTCTTCCGCCGCAACCTCGCGAAGGGGCAGACCGGTCTCTCGGTCGCCTTCGACCTGCCCACCCAGACCGGCTACGACCCGGACCACGAGCTGGCCACCGGCGAGGTGGGCCGGGTGGGCGTGCCGGTGGCGCACCTCGGCGACATGCGGGCCCTCTTCGACGGCATCCCGCTCGCCGAGATGAACACCTCGATGACCATCAACGCGCCGGCCATGTGGCTGCTCGGCCTCTACGGCACGGTCGCCGCCGAGCAGGGCGCCGAGCTGGCCCGCTGCGCCGGCACCACGCAGAACGACATCATCAAGGAGTACCTGTCCCGCGGGACGTACATCTTCCCGCCGGCGGCTTCGCTGCGGCTGACCGCCGACATCATCGCGTACACCCTGCGCGAGATGCCGAAGTGGAACCCGGTCAACATCTGCTCGTACCACCTCCAGGAGGCCGGCGCGACGCCCGTGCAGGAGGTCGGCTTCGCCCTGGCCACCGCGGTCGCCGTGCTCGACCGGGTACGCGACTCCGGCCAGGTGCCCGCCGAGCGGATGGGCGACGTGGTCCAGCGGATCTCCTTCTTCGTCAACGCCGGCGTGCGCTTCGTCGAGGAGATCGCCAAGATGCGCGCGTTCGGCGCGCTCTGGGACGAGATCACCCGCGACCGGTACGGCGTGGAGAACCCGAAGCAGCGCCGCTTCCGGTACGGCGTCCAGGTCAACTCGCTGGGCCTCACCGAGGCGCAGCCGGAGAACAACATCCAGCGCATCGTGCTGGAGATGCTCGGCGTCACCCTGTCCCGGGACGCCCGGGCCCGGGCCGTGCAACTGCCCGCCTGGAACGAGGCGCTCGGCCTGCCCCGTCCGTGGGACCAGCAGTGGTCGCTGCGCATGCAGCAGGTGCTGGCGTACGAGTCGGACCTGCTCGAATACCCGGACCTGTTCGACGGCTCGCACGTGATGACCGCGCTTGTCGACGACATCGTCGCCGGGGCCCGGGTCGAGTTGGAGAAGGTGCTGGAGATGGGCGGCGTGGTGGCCGCCGTGGAGACCGGCTACCTCAAGAGCGCCCTCGTCGCCTCGCTGGCCGACCGGCGTCGGCGGATGGAGTCCGGCGCCGACGTGGTGGTCGGCGTCAACCGGTTCACCGAGACCGAGCCGTCGCCGCTGACCGCGGCCGGCGCCGAGGCCATCGAGCAGGTCGACCCCGCCGTCGAGGCGGCCGCCGCCACCGCCGTACGCGAGTGGCGGGCCGGCCGGGACACGGCGGCCGTGGACGCGGCACTCGCCCGGCTGCGCGCGGACGCCGCGACCACGACGAACCTCATGCCGGCGACGCTGGAGTGCGTCCGGGCCGGGGTGACCACCGGCGAGTGGGCCGGCGCGCTGCGCCAGGTGTTCGGCGAGTACCGGGCGCCCACCGGTCTGGCCGGCGCGGCCGGCGCCGGCGGCGACCCCGGCCTGGGCGCGGTCCGGGAGCGGGTCGCCGCCACCGCCCGCGAGCTGGGCAGCGGCCGGCTGCGGCTGCTCGTCGGCAAGCCCGGCCTGGACGGGCACTCCAACGGCGCCGAGCAGATCGCGGTACGCGCCCGCGACGCCGGCTTCGAGGTGGTCTACCAGGGCATCCGGCTGACCGCCGGGCAGATCGTGGCGGCCGCCGTGGAGGAGGACGTCGACCTGGTCGGCCTCTCGGTGCTCTCCGGCTCGCACCTGGCCGCCGTGCCGGCTGTGCTGGACGGGCTGCGCGCCGCCGGGCGGGCCGACCTGCCCGTGGTGGTCGGCGGCATCATCCCGGCGGTCGACGCGGACGCGCTCCGGGCCGCCGGTGTCGCCCGGGTGTTCACGCCGAAGGACTTCGCGCTGACCGGCATCATCGACGACCTGGTCACCGTCATCCGGGAGTCCAACGGCCTGTCCTGAGGGGCGTCCGCGCTTCCCGCGTGGCCGTCGGACCCGGCGTCCGAGGTCCGTCCGGGCCGGCGGTGTCAGGCCCTGCCTCCGGCGGGGTCAGGCCGCCTCCGGCGGGCCTGACTCCGGTCAGCGGCTGGCGTAGGTCTGGCAGTCCGCCAGGTCCATGTCCGGGCCGACGGTGATCGCCGGGGCGTGACACTCCAGGTCCGAGTTGTGCCGGCAGTCCGCCCGCTGGCAGGCGCCCACCTGGGCGAGCGTCTGCTCGACGCCGCCGCGCACCGGCATCTCGATGAAGGTGTGGCAGTGCGCGTGGTCGCTGCTGCCGATCGTGATCGCGAAGGCGTGGCAGTCGTTGGTGTGGTTGTAGGCGCAGGACCTGACGGCGCACTCCTGGACCCGGGGCATCTCCATCGACGCGGTCATCTCTCCGGCCCTCCTCTGGACGTCAGCCACAAATGTAGGCATTCGTCCGGTCTTCGACCGCAGATCCGCCCCTGGATCACGCTGTCGGGTGCCCCCGCCGCCCGGCCGTCCGCCCTGTCCGGCAGTGCGGGCTCGTCCGGGCGGCGGCCTTCGCTCGCCTGCGGGGTGGGCAAGCCGGATAAAACCCAAGGGGTACGCGAAACGCCGACTCCACCGGGCTTCGCCCGGCTACCGGTGCCCGATGAGCGCGACCGCCCAGCGCCCCGCCCTCGGTAGCCGGCCTGGAATGGACGGAATGTCAGCTTTACGCGTCGCCCCCGACCGGTGAGTGGAACGCCCTGTATGTCTCCGGGGCCGGGATACCCACATGGCGTTCCACCGACCGAGGTCGTCTGCGCCGGATGTCCGTTTCCGGGGTGGTCGGCGGCACTCTGGCGGTGGAATGGCGGGCGGGTGGGGGTCGTTGTATGCCCGTGCACGATCGAGGAGGACGGCCCGCCGACGTGGGTGTCCCGGGCCCGGAATGATGGTGGGCCGCCGGTCGTTGTACATGATCCCGGCGCGACGAAGAGGCCCCACCCCGCACGCCGGATGATCCCCCAAGACTTTCCCCTTTTGAGCGCCTGACGGTGCTTGCGCACACGCTGACCCCCATCGGCACTGTGCGCCAACCCCCGAATGGAGCTTTCCCCCATGAACACGATGCTGCGTAAGAGCGTTCTCGGTATTGCTGGTCTGGCTTTCACCGGTGGTGTGTTCGCCGGTCCGATCGCCGCCCACGCCGACGCCGCCCCCGTGCAGGGCACCAAGCCGGTCGCGGTGAGTGTGCAGGGCGCGCAGTCGCACATCGACCTGAACGGCGAGCAGACCGCCAACGCCAAGGCGATCATCGCCGCGACGAAGAAGGCCGGTCTGCCGGAGCGGGCGGCGGTCATCTCGATCGCCACGTCGCTGCAGGAGTCGAAGCTGGAGAACCTGGGTCACCTCGGCGACCGCAATGACCATGACTCGCTGGGCCTGTTCCAGCAGCGCCCGTCCTCGGGTTGGGGCACGCCGGAGCAGATCACCGACCCGGAGTACTCGACGCTTGCGTTCCTGAAGGGTCTGAAGCAGGTTGACGGGTGGCAGGACATGCCGCTGACCGAGGCCGCCCAGACCGTGCAGGTCTCGGCCTACCCGGATGCGTACGCGCAGTGGGAGCAGCAGGCCGCCGACATCGTCGCCCACAACTGGAACAGCTGACACAAGCACGAAGGCCGGCACCCCGATCGGGTGCCGGCCTTCGGCGTCTCTAGACCCGGAACCCCGCGGCCCGGGCGGCCTGGCGTTCACGACGTCGCGAACGACGCCGCCGCAGGAACCAGAAGAAGAACGCCACGAGCCCGAGCAGGAACGCCAGCACCAGGACCGGCAGCAGGATCGCCACCACCGACATGACCGCGCTGGTGGCGTCCTCGGCGGTGCTGGCCACCGGGGCGCCGAACCCCGCGGTGGTCGCGTTGATGACCGGCCGGGCCGCCGACTTGAGCAGGTGCACGCCGAGCGCGATGAGCACGCCGACCACTACCGGCACCCACTGGTGTGAGGAGAAGAAGGTGTCCGGGTCGCTGACCGTGACCGTCTCCGAGGTGGAGCCGGCGCC
It encodes the following:
- a CDS encoding DUF1540 domain-containing protein encodes the protein MTASMEMPRVQECAVRSCAYNHTNDCHAFAITIGSSDHAHCHTFIEMPVRGGVEQTLAQVGACQRADCRHNSDLECHAPAITVGPDMDLADCQTYASR
- a CDS encoding ABC transporter ATP-binding protein, which translates into the protein MDDELAISVRGLRKAYGDTVAVAGVDLDVHRGEVFALLGPNGAGKTTTVEILEGYRRRDAGEVRVLGADPAHPDPGWRSRVGIVLQGTGEFDELTVAEVVRHFAGFYPDADDPDKVVERVGLGAKARARTHTLSGGQKRRLDVALGIVGRPELLFLDEPTTGFDPEARREFWELIRDLSAAGTTIVLTTHYLDEAEALADRVGVIAAGRVVEVAPPNRLGNRQEALATVSWRTPDGTPETAETATPTALVAELAARFGGEVPGLTVTRPTLEDVYLRMIGH
- a CDS encoding DUF4126 domain-containing protein — protein: MLEVLTGSGLAASAGLNAYIPLLLMGLLARYTDLMELPSGWQWLGNGWVLLILAVLLAVEVVADKVPVVDHVNDVVQTVVRPTAGGLAFGAGSTSETVTVSDPDTFFSSHQWVPVVVGVLIALGVHLLKSAARPVINATTAGFGAPVASTAEDATSAVMSVVAILLPVLVLAFLLGLVAFFFWFLRRRRSRRRERQAARAAGFRV
- a CDS encoding protein meaA, with product MDEKAPSGRLPERDRPWVMRTYAGHSSATATNALFRRNLAKGQTGLSVAFDLPTQTGYDPDHELATGEVGRVGVPVAHLGDMRALFDGIPLAEMNTSMTINAPAMWLLGLYGTVAAEQGAELARCAGTTQNDIIKEYLSRGTYIFPPAASLRLTADIIAYTLREMPKWNPVNICSYHLQEAGATPVQEVGFALATAVAVLDRVRDSGQVPAERMGDVVQRISFFVNAGVRFVEEIAKMRAFGALWDEITRDRYGVENPKQRRFRYGVQVNSLGLTEAQPENNIQRIVLEMLGVTLSRDARARAVQLPAWNEALGLPRPWDQQWSLRMQQVLAYESDLLEYPDLFDGSHVMTALVDDIVAGARVELEKVLEMGGVVAAVETGYLKSALVASLADRRRRMESGADVVVGVNRFTETEPSPLTAAGAEAIEQVDPAVEAAAATAVREWRAGRDTAAVDAALARLRADAATTTNLMPATLECVRAGVTTGEWAGALRQVFGEYRAPTGLAGAAGAGGDPGLGAVRERVAATARELGSGRLRLLVGKPGLDGHSNGAEQIAVRARDAGFEVVYQGIRLTAGQIVAAAVEEDVDLVGLSVLSGSHLAAVPAVLDGLRAAGRADLPVVVGGIIPAVDADALRAAGVARVFTPKDFALTGIIDDLVTVIRESNGLS